A single Prevotella sp. E15-22 DNA region contains:
- a CDS encoding CotH kinase family protein — protein sequence MTRLLITMFFAFCAAMMHGKNDVEMITINVDTPLNAQRKVTAHMKAGHYDGPIGIKLRGNSSLSFNQKKYTIELRDDDGNEVDAPLMGMPAHSDWVLLAPYNDVSAVRDPLAFQLWRDMGHWGPRTRMVELTLNGEYRGIYILSEAIKRGEQRVNISKLKKSDTKGRDITGGYLLRIDTFNEDDATFTSKVPGIGDGIMTSQITWSCIYPKKKNLQQEQMDYIQSFVDTVEQVIQSDYFADPKRGYARYIDVASFVDYFIHTELSLNADGYKRSAYFYKEKMHADGTGGKLVAGPVWDYNLAYGNCNFCNANNIEAWCFEGGNTNPTPAFWQRLLQDPAFRKAIKVRYQALRKSVLSNKAINAYIDRHAKLLAPCLDHHFETYPELLGSNDQTAPGGFGGFGGFPQMGEMPQIGQFPQMGQFPMGEMPQMGQFQMGQFPGFGGGNMISWFAAYRVQSYDEEIKILKQWLADRLSFLDRNIARFDKDWLPRIQEPKEIKAPQFGGFGGGFGGFGGGFGGFGF from the coding sequence ATGACAAGACTTCTAATAACCATGTTTTTCGCGTTCTGTGCCGCCATGATGCACGGCAAGAACGATGTTGAGATGATCACCATCAACGTTGACACACCCCTCAACGCCCAGCGTAAGGTGACGGCCCACATGAAGGCCGGCCACTACGACGGTCCCATCGGCATTAAGTTGCGTGGCAACAGTTCGCTGTCGTTCAACCAGAAGAAATACACCATTGAACTGCGCGACGACGATGGCAACGAGGTGGATGCACCCCTGATGGGCATGCCAGCCCACAGCGACTGGGTGTTGCTGGCGCCCTATAATGACGTATCGGCAGTACGCGACCCCCTGGCCTTCCAACTGTGGCGCGACATGGGTCATTGGGGCCCACGCACACGCATGGTGGAACTCACGCTCAACGGCGAGTATCGCGGCATCTATATCCTCTCGGAGGCCATCAAGCGAGGGGAGCAGCGTGTAAACATCAGTAAGCTGAAGAAGAGCGACACCAAGGGGCGCGACATCACTGGCGGCTATCTGCTGCGCATCGACACGTTCAACGAAGACGACGCCACCTTCACATCGAAGGTGCCAGGCATCGGCGACGGCATCATGACCAGTCAGATCACGTGGTCGTGCATCTATCCCAAGAAAAAGAACCTACAACAGGAGCAGATGGACTATATCCAGAGCTTCGTCGACACGGTGGAGCAGGTCATCCAGTCAGACTATTTCGCCGACCCCAAACGCGGCTATGCGCGCTATATCGATGTGGCGTCGTTCGTCGACTATTTCATCCACACAGAACTGAGTCTGAATGCCGACGGCTATAAGCGAAGTGCCTATTTCTATAAGGAGAAGATGCACGCCGACGGCACTGGCGGCAAGTTGGTGGCAGGACCTGTGTGGGACTATAACCTGGCTTATGGCAACTGCAATTTTTGCAACGCCAACAACATCGAGGCCTGGTGCTTCGAGGGTGGCAACACCAACCCCACCCCAGCCTTCTGGCAGCGACTGTTACAGGACCCAGCCTTCCGCAAGGCCATCAAGGTGCGCTATCAGGCACTCAGGAAATCAGTGCTGAGCAACAAGGCCATCAACGCCTATATCGACCGTCATGCCAAACTGCTGGCTCCCTGCCTCGACCACCATTTCGAGACATACCCAGAGCTTTTAGGCTCCAACGACCAAACCGCCCCTGGAGGCTTTGGAGGCTTTGGCGGATTCCCACAAATGGGTGAAATGCCACAGATAGGCCAGTTCCCACAGATGGGCCAGTTCCCTATGGGTGAGATGCCCCAGATGGGACAATTCCAGATGGGCCAGTTCCCTGGCTTTGGTGGTGGCAATATGATTAGTTGGTTTGCAGCCTATCGCGTGCAGTCGTATGATGAAGAGATAAAAATCCTGAAGCAATGGCTGGCCGACCGCCTGTCGTTCCTCGATCGCAACATCGCCCGCTTCGACAAAGACTGGCTGCCACGCATCCAGGAACCCAAGGAAATTAAAGCGCCACAGTTTGGCGGCTTTGGAGGTGGTTTCGGAGGTTTTGGAGGCGGCTTCGGCGGTTTTGGATTTTAA
- a CDS encoding hemin-binding protein yields the protein MKKLFTFFSLCLLTLSAAAQQYVFTDKNGNVLEDGVTITCTEAEDDGFGGISLLPGISVKNVSANEGSQLAIEATITKIDNGSLQLCFPTNCQVYNTTGTYEPSEKATLATGQTKSIQTEWVPESYGECIVTYKAMDYQGFAGSVCRTLTVNYKYAESNVQQNWWGYVNNDTEKAGLGVRATDTYHCAIFIPGNHAVAAGKTIKAVRFGLVAQNATDTKVWLASSLPSAINESNTLQIVNVPDSKIGSDNIEVDLTPYAIPEGGVYVGYSFTIVKANTQNDQYPILTTGSDAPNALIIRTDQAVTQWSDMYGQGFGSLFLQVLLEGEFADNTATAADFGPLYTILGESTTANVAITNAGGTALSSIDYTITTDGVPSAEQHVNLTAPIQFNATGTISITIPADATAGSKVKTFNITKVNGNANSKADVGAKFTLYTLPELVNRNVVVEEFTGTACGWCPRGLIGMENLRKAYGDRFVGIGLHQYNSSDAMYIAPNAYASISFEGAPSCRINRGAEMDPYYGTNESILDDFAAEMAVPALAKVNVSGTADADLTTVEAKAEVEALVDNSKFTLEFVVIGDGLTGTGSAWNQANYYYQYNASQLPADLSIFGTGGKHGKSSITGWVFNDVALCSSYVGGSNKAPALGNLAAGEKKEVEYTLTLPVKTTLKNALQSDQLYVIALVVDQNKKIANAAKTKIEVADPSGIETIETASSQVEGFYTLDGKRLSAPVKGMNVIKMSNGTTRKVVIR from the coding sequence ATGAAGAAGTTATTTACTTTCTTTTCGTTGTGTCTGCTGACCCTCTCGGCAGCAGCGCAGCAGTACGTCTTCACTGACAAGAACGGCAATGTTCTCGAAGACGGAGTGACTATCACCTGTACAGAGGCCGAAGATGATGGCTTTGGCGGTATCAGCCTGTTGCCAGGCATCTCTGTCAAAAACGTCAGTGCCAACGAAGGCAGCCAACTGGCTATCGAAGCCACTATCACCAAGATTGACAATGGCTCATTGCAACTGTGTTTCCCCACCAATTGTCAGGTTTACAATACCACTGGCACCTATGAGCCCAGTGAAAAGGCCACACTCGCTACAGGCCAAACTAAGAGCATTCAGACCGAGTGGGTTCCTGAGAGTTATGGCGAGTGCATCGTCACCTATAAAGCAATGGACTACCAAGGTTTTGCTGGTTCTGTTTGCCGCACGCTAACCGTCAACTACAAGTATGCTGAAAGCAATGTGCAGCAGAACTGGTGGGGCTATGTCAATAACGACACAGAGAAGGCAGGCTTAGGTGTCAGAGCTACCGACACCTACCACTGTGCCATCTTCATCCCTGGCAACCACGCCGTGGCCGCTGGCAAGACCATCAAGGCCGTACGCTTTGGTTTGGTAGCTCAGAATGCCACCGACACCAAGGTATGGCTGGCATCCAGTCTGCCCTCAGCCATCAACGAGAGCAACACCCTGCAGATTGTCAACGTGCCAGACAGTAAGATTGGAAGCGACAATATCGAGGTGGACCTAACACCTTATGCCATCCCTGAAGGAGGCGTCTATGTAGGCTATTCGTTCACCATCGTCAAAGCCAACACGCAGAACGACCAGTATCCCATCCTGACCACTGGCAGCGATGCACCCAATGCCCTGATTATCAGAACCGACCAGGCCGTTACTCAATGGTCTGACATGTACGGTCAGGGCTTCGGCAGCCTCTTCCTGCAGGTTCTGCTTGAAGGCGAGTTTGCCGACAACACAGCCACAGCAGCCGACTTCGGTCCCCTCTATACAATCCTGGGTGAATCAACAACAGCCAATGTGGCCATCACGAATGCAGGTGGCACAGCTCTTAGCAGCATCGACTATACCATCACCACCGATGGCGTACCCAGTGCCGAGCAGCATGTGAACCTCACTGCACCCATCCAGTTCAACGCCACAGGAACAATCTCTATCACCATTCCTGCTGATGCTACTGCTGGCTCTAAGGTCAAGACATTCAATATCACCAAGGTGAACGGCAATGCCAACAGCAAAGCCGATGTAGGCGCTAAGTTCACGCTCTACACTCTGCCAGAACTTGTTAACCGCAACGTTGTTGTCGAGGAGTTCACTGGCACCGCCTGTGGCTGGTGTCCTCGTGGTCTCATTGGCATGGAGAACCTGCGCAAGGCTTATGGCGACCGTTTCGTAGGCATCGGTCTGCACCAGTACAACAGCAGCGACGCCATGTATATCGCCCCCAATGCCTATGCATCCATCAGTTTCGAAGGTGCCCCCTCATGCCGCATCAACCGTGGTGCTGAGATGGACCCCTACTATGGCACCAACGAGAGCATTCTCGACGACTTTGCCGCCGAGATGGCCGTCCCTGCACTGGCTAAGGTCAACGTGAGTGGTACTGCTGATGCCGACCTGACCACCGTTGAGGCCAAGGCCGAGGTAGAGGCCCTGGTTGACAACTCGAAGTTCACCCTGGAATTTGTGGTTATCGGCGACGGACTCACAGGCACTGGCTCTGCATGGAACCAAGCTAACTACTATTATCAGTACAATGCCAGTCAGTTGCCTGCCGACCTCTCCATATTTGGCACTGGCGGCAAGCACGGCAAGAGCAGCATCACAGGTTGGGTATTCAACGATGTAGCCCTCTGCAGTTCATATGTCGGTGGCAGCAACAAGGCTCCCGCTTTGGGCAACCTGGCCGCTGGCGAGAAGAAAGAAGTGGAGTACACTCTCACCCTGCCTGTCAAGACCACACTGAAGAACGCCCTGCAGAGCGACCAGCTCTATGTCATTGCTCTGGTTGTTGACCAGAACAAGAAGATTGCCAATGCTGCCAAGACAAAGATTGAGGTGGCCGATCCCTCTGGTATCGAGACCATCGAGACTGCCTCTTCTCAGGTTGAAGGTTTCTACACCCTCGACGGCAAGCGTCTCTCTGCTCCTGTCAAGGGTATGAACGTCATCAAGATGAGCAACGGTACCACCCGCAAGGTCGTGATTCGCTAA
- a CDS encoding Omp28 family outer membrane lipoprotein has product MKSKIFFSSLICLLFAACDHIDENDRLIYVEPESVKRCVLLEDFTGQKCVNCPRGTEVIEQLQETYPDSVIAVGIHSGPLGFKGNATILGLATDLGDEYYNHWSLEYQPVGLINRHGPVNYTDWTTQVREEMKKPSTIDMSLAATLTERQITINVTETSLGDTYNGKLQVWILEDSIVAMQTRHDPIDDDNVTINDKNYIHNHVLRDAVNGHWGQELSLDADKPKTQTYTYAIPSDGKWNPAHLSIVAFVYSDNGVEQAVKTKVNL; this is encoded by the coding sequence ATGAAATCCAAGATATTTTTTTCAAGTCTCATCTGCCTCCTCTTTGCAGCCTGCGACCACATCGACGAAAACGACCGACTCATCTATGTTGAGCCAGAGAGCGTGAAGCGCTGCGTCCTGCTGGAGGACTTCACTGGTCAGAAATGCGTCAACTGCCCCCGAGGCACCGAGGTCATCGAACAGTTGCAGGAAACCTATCCTGATAGCGTCATTGCCGTGGGCATTCACAGCGGTCCCTTAGGATTCAAGGGCAATGCCACCATCCTTGGACTGGCCACCGACCTGGGCGACGAGTACTATAACCACTGGTCGCTGGAATACCAGCCTGTGGGTCTCATCAACCGTCACGGACCCGTGAACTATACCGACTGGACGACTCAGGTCAGAGAGGAGATGAAAAAACCTTCAACCATCGACATGAGTCTTGCCGCCACCCTCACAGAAAGACAGATCACCATCAACGTCACAGAGACGAGTCTTGGCGATACGTACAACGGAAAACTGCAGGTATGGATACTCGAAGACAGTATCGTTGCCATGCAAACGCGACACGACCCCATCGACGATGACAACGTGACCATCAACGACAAGAACTACATTCATAACCACGTGCTGCGTGATGCCGTCAACGGCCACTGGGGCCAGGAACTGAGTCTTGACGCCGACAAGCCCAAGACACAGACCTACACCTACGCGATTCCCTCCGACGGCAAATGGAACCCTGCCCACCTCAGCATCGTGGCTTTCGTCTATAGCGATAACGGTGTGGAGCAAGCAGTCAAAACAAAAGTCAACTTATAA
- a CDS encoding DUF6029 family protein, which yields MKRFYLTIIIVANALTIQAQQDVTVSGSIQSDMLLSTQNKDDATSNDDFMTNTYADVLLQSQYVDAGTRFEYMEHPLPGFENDFKGWGVPHFWVKGKFNKVELTAGTFYEQFGSGFILRSYEERSLGIDNSLLGGRIVVKPMNGLTLKVLSGKQRHYWKWDGGLVSGADAEVSLDEWVPSLQQHDTRLSLGASWVNKYEKDEDIFVDPTHRLNLPKFVNAWDVRTNLNKGAWGLLAEYAQKTQDPSFDNNYSYAKGHVAMLSGSYSKKGLSVLLQAKRSDNMSFRSQRSRLGTSMFINHLPAFTLDHTYALAALYPYATQLATGEWAYQGEIGYNFKRKSALGGKYGMNVKLNYSYVRAIQNAWLKWGDATYYQDLNIQLSRRLTSDIKLNLMYMNQRYNKTVVEGEGDMIHSNIFVADAMFQLARTTKLRTELQYLSTRQDQKDWAFALAELSLAPHWMITASDLWNHGDTKTHYYQGQLTYNLESHRIQLGYGRTRAGYNCSGGVCRYVPATKGFTLSYNYNF from the coding sequence ATGAAGAGATTCTACTTAACTATTATTATCGTCGCCAATGCATTAACCATACAGGCCCAACAGGACGTCACCGTCTCTGGAAGCATACAGAGCGATATGCTACTGTCTACACAGAACAAGGATGATGCCACCAGTAACGACGATTTCATGACCAACACCTATGCCGACGTACTGCTACAGAGTCAGTATGTGGACGCAGGCACCCGTTTCGAATATATGGAGCATCCGCTGCCTGGATTCGAGAACGACTTCAAAGGATGGGGTGTGCCCCACTTCTGGGTGAAAGGTAAGTTCAACAAGGTGGAACTGACCGCTGGCACATTCTACGAGCAGTTTGGTTCAGGCTTCATCCTGCGCAGCTATGAAGAGCGCTCGCTGGGCATCGACAACTCACTCCTTGGCGGCCGCATTGTGGTGAAGCCTATGAACGGCCTCACTCTCAAAGTCCTCTCGGGCAAGCAGCGTCACTATTGGAAATGGGATGGCGGACTCGTCTCTGGTGCCGATGCCGAGGTGAGTCTTGACGAGTGGGTTCCCTCTCTTCAGCAACACGACACCCGTTTGAGTCTTGGTGCCTCATGGGTCAACAAGTACGAAAAGGACGAAGATATCTTCGTGGACCCCACCCATCGTCTGAACCTGCCTAAGTTCGTCAACGCATGGGATGTGCGCACTAATTTAAACAAAGGAGCGTGGGGCCTTCTGGCCGAGTATGCCCAGAAGACGCAAGACCCCTCGTTCGACAATAACTACTCTTATGCCAAGGGTCATGTAGCCATGCTCTCAGGCTCCTACTCCAAGAAAGGATTGAGCGTCCTGCTCCAGGCCAAGCGCAGCGACAACATGTCGTTCCGCAGTCAGCGCAGCCGTTTGGGCACTTCGATGTTCATCAATCACCTGCCTGCCTTCACCCTCGACCACACCTACGCTCTTGCCGCTCTCTATCCCTATGCCACACAGTTGGCCACGGGCGAATGGGCCTATCAGGGCGAGATTGGCTATAACTTCAAGCGCAAATCTGCACTAGGCGGCAAATATGGTATGAACGTCAAGTTGAACTACTCATACGTGCGTGCCATTCAGAATGCCTGGCTCAAATGGGGCGACGCCACCTACTATCAGGACCTTAACATCCAGTTGTCGCGTCGACTGACCAGCGACATCAAACTCAACCTCATGTACATGAACCAGCGCTACAACAAGACCGTTGTCGAAGGCGAGGGCGATATGATTCACTCTAACATCTTCGTGGCCGATGCTATGTTCCAGCTGGCTCGCACCACCAAGTTACGCACTGAGTTGCAATACCTCTCCACCCGTCAAGATCAGAAAGACTGGGCCTTTGCCTTGGCCGAGCTCTCGCTGGCTCCCCATTGGATGATTACTGCCAGCGACCTGTGGAACCACGGCGACACCAAGACGCATTACTATCAGGGACAGTTGACCTATAACCTCGAGTCGCACCGCATCCAACTGGGCTACGGTCGCACGCGTGCCGGCTACAACTGTTCAGGAGGCGTCTGCCGCTATGTGCCTGCCACCAAAGGTTTCACCCTTTCGTACAACTATAATTTCTAA
- a CDS encoding TlpA disulfide reductase family protein, with translation MKKIVFHLMMVVLLSFSQSAMAQLPAVTLKTMDGQTIKTDTLSNNGKPFIIDFFATWCKPCNRELDAINEVYADWQDETGVKIFAVSIDQAQNIQKVKPLVSNHGWEYDVLLDPNSDFRKALGAQMIPFVVVCDGKGNIVYRHNGYTDGAEEELINKVRELTK, from the coding sequence ATGAAAAAGATTGTTTTCCATCTCATGATGGTTGTTCTTTTGAGTTTTTCACAATCAGCAATGGCACAGTTGCCTGCTGTCACCCTGAAAACCATGGACGGACAAACCATCAAAACAGACACATTGTCGAACAACGGCAAACCATTTATCATCGACTTTTTTGCCACCTGGTGCAAGCCCTGCAATCGCGAGCTCGATGCTATCAATGAGGTGTATGCCGACTGGCAGGATGAGACAGGCGTAAAAATATTCGCCGTTTCCATTGACCAGGCACAGAACATCCAGAAGGTGAAGCCATTGGTGAGTAACCACGGCTGGGAGTATGACGTGCTGCTCGACCCCAACAGCGACTTCCGCAAGGCCCTGGGTGCACAGATGATTCCCTTTGTGGTGGTGTGCGACGGCAAGGGTAACATTGTCTACCGACACAATGGCTATACAGACGGAGCCGAGGAGGAACTTATTAATAAGGTACGAGAGCTCACAAAATAA
- a CDS encoding DASS family sodium-coupled anion symporter: MLSNYRGLHLVEAARNFRHSYKYGDAAIRVFKIALVALVTLLLWNMPAEWYGIQNLTVIQQRVIAIFAFATLMWILEIVSSWATSVAVIVLMLLFCSDSGILPMVNEEEVGPLLSYKGVMATFADPVIMLFIGGFILAIAATKTGLDAQLAKVLLKPFGTKSEMVLLGFLLITGLFSMFVSNTATAAMMLTFLTPVFRQLPPEGKGRVALALSIPIAANLGGMGTPIGTPPNTIALKYLNDPEGLNLGLGFGQWMMFMFPLVIVLLFVSWWILKKMFPFSQKTIELKIDGEMKKDTHSYIVIVTFFVTVLLWLLDRFTGINSYTVAMIPFCVFALTGVINKRDLEQVNWSVIWMVAGGFALGYGLNKSGLAENAVESIPFGTFSPVLILILGGIICYMLSNFISNSATAALLMPILAIVCGAMGDKLAPIGGTPTVLIGVAIAASSAMILPISTPPNALAFSTNLVQQKDMAKIGIIMGIISMVLGFGLVYLMGVMGAI, encoded by the coding sequence ATGCTAAGTAATTACAGGGGTCTACACCTAGTAGAGGCGGCCAGAAACTTCCGCCACTCATACAAGTACGGCGATGCAGCCATACGTGTTTTCAAGATTGCATTGGTGGCTTTAGTCACTTTGTTGCTTTGGAATATGCCTGCCGAATGGTATGGTATTCAAAATCTGACTGTTATCCAGCAGCGAGTCATCGCCATCTTTGCTTTTGCCACGTTGATGTGGATTTTAGAAATCGTTTCTTCATGGGCTACTTCAGTAGCGGTTATCGTATTGATGCTGCTCTTCTGCTCCGACAGTGGTATACTACCGATGGTCAATGAAGAGGAGGTGGGACCTTTACTTTCTTATAAAGGTGTGATGGCCACGTTTGCCGACCCTGTTATCATGCTGTTTATCGGTGGTTTTATTCTGGCTATTGCTGCCACGAAGACTGGACTCGACGCACAGTTGGCTAAGGTGCTTTTGAAACCCTTTGGCACAAAGAGTGAGATGGTGTTGCTGGGCTTCCTGCTCATCACGGGTCTGTTCTCTATGTTCGTGTCGAACACTGCCACGGCTGCCATGATGCTGACCTTCCTGACACCCGTGTTCCGTCAGTTGCCACCCGAGGGAAAAGGACGTGTGGCCTTGGCACTGAGTATTCCTATCGCAGCTAACTTGGGTGGTATGGGTACGCCAATCGGCACGCCTCCTAATACCATCGCCCTGAAATACCTGAACGACCCTGAAGGTCTGAACCTGGGTTTGGGCTTCGGACAGTGGATGATGTTCATGTTCCCCTTGGTGATTGTCCTGCTGTTTGTCAGCTGGTGGATTCTGAAAAAGATGTTCCCCTTCAGTCAGAAGACCATCGAACTGAAGATTGATGGTGAGATGAAGAAGGACACTCATTCGTATATTGTTATCGTTACTTTCTTCGTAACGGTGCTGCTGTGGTTGCTTGACCGCTTTACGGGCATCAACTCATATACCGTGGCAATGATTCCTTTCTGTGTGTTTGCACTGACGGGCGTCATCAACAAGCGCGACCTTGAGCAGGTGAACTGGAGTGTTATCTGGATGGTTGCCGGTGGCTTTGCCCTGGGCTATGGCCTGAACAAGTCGGGACTGGCCGAGAACGCCGTTGAGAGTATTCCTTTCGGAACCTTCTCGCCTGTGCTCATCCTGATCCTCGGCGGTATCATCTGCTACATGCTGAGTAACTTTATCTCAAATTCTGCCACTGCAGCCCTGCTGATGCCTATTCTGGCCATTGTCTGTGGTGCCATGGGTGATAAACTGGCTCCTATCGGTGGTACGCCCACCGTCCTCATAGGTGTGGCTATCGCTGCCTCAAGTGCTATGATTCTGCCCATCTCTACACCGCCAAATGCATTGGCCTTCTCTACCAACTTGGTTCAGCAGAAGGATATGGCTAAGATTGGTATTATCATGGGTATCATCTCAATGGTACTGGGCTTTGGCTTGGTCTATCTGATGGGCGTGATGGGTGCAATTTAG
- a CDS encoding pitrilysin family protein produces MNLKKLFFASLLLVTASATTMAQEMPSIPTDPDVKVGKLDNGLTYYIRHNAWPEQRAEFYIAQRVGAIQENDDQRGLAHFLEHMCFNGTDNFKGNDIVKWCETVGVKFGRDLNAYTSIDQTVYNISNVPTTREGIIDSCLLILHDWADGLLLEPEEIDKERGVIHEEWRMRTSAQMRMLERDLPRLYPNSKYGHRMPIGLMEVIDNFKPEVLRAYYEKWYRPDNQAIIVVGDVDVDKVEQKIKNLFAPIKMPANPAPVVAEAVPDNQEAIIVVDKDKEMQYSIVQLMFKSDPIPDEMKSNMQYLVIDYLKDACMGMLNDRLTELAQKADCPYLQGGVEYDQYLLSKTKDAFNISVLPKEGQTEAALKAAFIEARRAAQFGFTATEYQRYKQNFLSQLDKQYSNKDKRFNSQFVNEYVKNYLAKEPIPSLDDYYQVMKQVVPMLPLETINELMKNFFEDKDSNMVVLNMNQEKDGAVYPTEASLKKAIDEARATQLEAYVDNVKNEPLITKLPKAGKIVKEVAGKKFDYKELTLSNGAKVILKHTDLKKDQVILASEGFGGSSRYGEKDFANIKLFDDVIEASGLGNFSHTELEKALAGKIASASMALGTDRANITGSSTPTDVETMLQLVYLYFTNINKDQESYDNMMKTTELMLKNKLLQPEAVFSDSLTLTIQNHSKRFAPLAMDDLKNVDYDRILQMAKEQTSNAAAFTFTIIGNYDEATIRPLIEQYLASLPAQKKVVKGKDVDEYFKGEVINNFKRKMETPKAIAVMVWLNDQMKYSLENVVRADMVGQILSMIYTEKIREEASAAYSVMAQAGMSRDDYRSIGQVLVYCPMKPEKGDVATKIMLDEVNNMVKSVDAEKLNKVKEYMLKNIDDQAKTNNYWIRAIGRLRDYGVDVYTDYKKTVEAQTPQTIAAFMQEFLKPGNRAEIVMLPEE; encoded by the coding sequence ATGAACCTAAAAAAACTATTTTTTGCCTCTCTGCTATTGGTAACGGCATCGGCAACCACGATGGCACAGGAGATGCCATCTATTCCTACCGACCCTGATGTGAAGGTTGGTAAGTTGGACAATGGACTGACGTATTATATCCGTCACAACGCATGGCCTGAGCAGCGCGCCGAGTTTTATATCGCCCAGCGCGTAGGTGCTATCCAGGAGAACGACGACCAGCGTGGCCTGGCTCACTTCCTGGAGCATATGTGCTTTAATGGTACCGACAACTTCAAGGGTAACGACATCGTGAAGTGGTGCGAGACCGTTGGTGTGAAGTTTGGACGCGACCTGAATGCTTATACCTCTATTGATCAGACGGTATATAATATAAGTAATGTACCTACCACGCGTGAGGGCATCATCGACTCATGTCTGCTGATTCTGCACGACTGGGCCGACGGTCTGCTCCTGGAGCCTGAAGAGATTGATAAGGAGCGTGGCGTTATTCATGAGGAATGGCGCATGCGTACCAGCGCACAGATGCGTATGTTGGAGCGCGACCTGCCTCGTCTGTATCCCAATTCAAAGTATGGTCATCGTATGCCTATCGGTTTGATGGAGGTGATTGATAACTTCAAGCCCGAGGTGCTGCGTGCTTACTACGAGAAGTGGTATCGTCCTGATAACCAGGCGATCATCGTGGTTGGCGATGTAGACGTGGACAAGGTTGAACAGAAGATCAAGAATCTGTTTGCTCCTATCAAGATGCCTGCTAACCCTGCTCCCGTAGTGGCTGAGGCTGTGCCCGACAACCAGGAGGCTATCATCGTGGTTGATAAGGATAAGGAGATGCAGTATAGTATCGTGCAGCTGATGTTCAAGAGTGATCCTATTCCCGATGAGATGAAGAGCAATATGCAGTACTTGGTTATCGACTATCTGAAGGATGCCTGCATGGGCATGCTGAACGACCGTCTGACCGAGTTGGCACAAAAGGCCGACTGTCCCTACTTGCAGGGTGGTGTGGAATATGATCAGTATCTGCTGTCGAAGACCAAGGACGCTTTCAACATCAGTGTACTGCCCAAGGAGGGCCAGACAGAGGCTGCTCTGAAGGCTGCCTTTATCGAGGCTCGCCGTGCTGCTCAGTTTGGTTTCACTGCAACAGAGTATCAGCGCTACAAGCAGAACTTCCTCAGTCAGCTTGACAAGCAATATTCGAACAAGGACAAGCGCTTTAACAGTCAGTTCGTGAACGAATATGTGAAGAACTACCTGGCTAAGGAGCCTATCCCCAGCTTGGACGACTACTATCAGGTGATGAAGCAGGTGGTGCCTATGCTCCCCTTGGAGACTATCAATGAGTTGATGAAGAACTTCTTCGAGGATAAGGACTCAAACATGGTGGTGCTGAACATGAACCAGGAGAAGGATGGTGCTGTTTATCCTACCGAGGCTTCTCTGAAGAAGGCTATTGATGAGGCACGTGCCACCCAGTTGGAGGCTTATGTTGATAATGTGAAGAACGAACCACTGATCACTAAATTGCCTAAGGCTGGTAAGATTGTGAAAGAGGTGGCCGGCAAGAAGTTCGACTATAAGGAACTGACCCTGAGCAATGGTGCTAAGGTTATCCTGAAGCATACTGACCTGAAGAAGGACCAGGTGATCCTGGCCAGTGAGGGCTTTGGTGGTTCTTCACGCTATGGTGAGAAGGATTTTGCCAATATCAAGTTGTTTGATGATGTTATCGAGGCCAGCGGTTTGGGTAACTTCTCTCACACGGAACTCGAGAAGGCTCTGGCTGGTAAAATTGCCAGCGCCAGCATGGCATTGGGCACCGACCGTGCCAACATCACTGGTTCTTCAACACCTACTGACGTAGAGACAATGCTGCAGTTGGTTTATCTCTATTTCACCAACATCAACAAGGACCAGGAGTCGTACGACAACATGATGAAGACTACTGAGCTGATGTTGAAGAACAAACTGTTGCAGCCTGAGGCTGTGTTCAGCGATTCACTGACACTGACCATCCAGAACCACAGCAAGCGTTTCGCTCCTCTGGCTATGGACGACCTGAAGAATGTAGACTATGATCGTATCCTCCAGATGGCTAAGGAGCAGACCAGCAATGCGGCTGCCTTCACCTTCACCATCATTGGTAACTACGATGAGGCCACTATCCGTCCGCTCATCGAGCAGTATCTGGCTTCGCTGCCTGCCCAGAAGAAGGTAGTGAAAGGTAAGGATGTGGACGAGTACTTCAAGGGTGAGGTCATCAATAACTTCAAGCGTAAGATGGAGACACCTAAGGCTATTGCTGTGATGGTGTGGCTGAACGACCAGATGAAGTATTCACTCGAGAACGTGGTACGTGCTGACATGGTGGGCCAGATCCTCTCTATGATATATACTGAGAAGATTCGTGAGGAGGCCTCTGCTGCCTATAGTGTGATGGCACAGGCTGGTATGTCGCGCGATGACTACCGCTCTATCGGCCAGGTACTTGTCTACTGTCCTATGAAGCCTGAGAAGGGTGATGTTGCTACGAAGATCATGCTCGACGAGGTGAACAACATGGTGAAGAGTGTTGATGCTGAGAAGTTGAACAAGGTTAAGGAGTATATGCTCAAGAACATCGACGACCAGGCCAAGACTAACAACTATTGGATTCGTGCCATCGGTCGTTTGCGTGACTATGGTGTGGATGTATACACCGACTACAAGAAGACCGTTGAGGCTCAGACACCTCAGACAATCGCTGCCTTCATGCAGGAATTCCTGAAGCCAGGCAACCGTGCCGAGATTGTCATGTTGCCCGAAGAGTAA